The Candidatus Aramenus sp. CH1 genomic sequence TGCCAACAATTTTCTTCACGCTTAATTTCATGATGTAATCATATGTAATGTTTACATGAAGATCTCCTTTGGTATTGAAATATATTACACAGACACAATACCAAAATGACAAAGTTTTTTAAGAACGACGAGAGCTACTTTATTAGGAATAGGAATGAGCTCAACGGCTACCTCTGAGAAAAGCGTAATCAGGGGCAGGTTCCACATAACCGGTCTAAAGAGGTACCTATTGAAGAGAATAGCCGAAAGGTCAGTCTTGTTGTTTGGGATCCTCGTGTTCAACTTCTTTGTCTTTCAAGTCTTACCCACCCTTTACCATATAAACGTAGCCGAGCTTTACGTCCCACTTTCCTATAAGGGACTGCCCAGGAGCGAGCTCGTGCAGGCCATTGACAGACAGTTCGGGCTAAACCTACCTCTACAGGAGAGGTTCTTCGTTTACATTGAGTCCCTTTTGACCTTTCACTTAGGTATATCGATGCACTACGACGAACCAGTGCTAACCTTAATAGAGCAGAGGTTTCCTGTTACCGCCCTTCTTGTCATCCCCAGTCTGTTCTTGAGCACCGTTCTGGCGGTGGTACTGGGCCTATATTCCATATCAAGACAAGGCAAGATAGGCGACAACATCGTGAGTTTTACGGCGATAATGACTTACTTTATTCCATCTTTCTGGCTAGGGGAGATCGTGCTTTACGTGTTCGGTTTCTACCTAAACGTATTTCCGACGAACATAGCCGAGGCGATAACCAGGAACGGAGTGACGTTACAGGGTTTCGCTTACTGGGCTAGTCTGTTAAAGTTCCTCACTCTCCCTATCCTATTCCTCACGGTAGTAAGCTATGGGGTCAGGAATATCCTCTTCAGGAACAACGGGATAGAGCTCATGGGTAGCAACTTCGTCAACTACTTGAGAGCAAGGGGGATTAGCGACAGAAAGATATTTTACAAACACGTGACGAGGAACGCTATAATACCCGTCTTTACGAGGGTGGGAATAGATCTAGCCTTCCTATTTGCAGGAGTAGTGTTCATTGAAGACGTGTTCAACATCCCAGGGTTGGGAAGGCTTTTGGTGTCAGCCGCAGAGAACTTAGACATTCCCCTCCTAGAGGGCGACTTCTACGTTATAAGCTTGTTTGCAGTAGTTATCCTACTGGCGTTAGACCTTATATACCCTCTAATAGATCCTAGGGTGAAGTACGAATGAACAAAGTCATTAAGGACCTGCTATCAAGGAAGTCCTTCGTGTTCTCAATCATAATAATTGGATTATTCTCAATTTTGGCAGTAGCCGCTCCAGCGCTGACCCCTTATAGCAACCCGTATTTGCCCTCCCAACAGTATGTGGCGGCCCCATATGCCGTCCCTTCATGGGCAACGATCTTCCCGCAGTATAGGGAACTCCCTCCAGATGTGTCCTTCACCTTTACGAGGTACGTCTCCTCTGAAAGCTCTTATGTAACGGCAATAAACGCGTCCTACATTAAGGTTGTAGTCCCACCAGGGCAAACAGTTAACGTATCGTTTCCTTTTAAGTGGAACTGGAGCGATCCGTACAATGTGGTTGTATCGTTTAAGCTCTTAACGCCTAGCACAACCAGCTTTGTCGTAAACTTGTACTTCAACGGCTTGTACGCAATGGAACTTTCCCCCGAACCCTTCCCCGTGGAGCCAGCAGTTTCGATATCCCCCGGCAAGGTAAACAGCGTGGTATTCAACTCAAAGTATATATCCTCAGTGAACTCCCCCTTTGCCTCTGAGCTACCGCTATCCAAACAAGCTCTAGCTGCCTACGAGTTTCCATCTTACGCACTTCCGAAGCCTGGAACCTACAACGTCACGGTTTCCTTTGAGAACACTGGAAGCTCTAAGGAAGTATTCGTCATGTCATTGCCTTCCTATAGTTCCTTGGGATACGTATACGGTAAGCTAGGCACGGACGACAACGGAGCTAGCGTATTCGCGGAGTTCGTCTATGGAGCTAGGTTTGACCTATACCTCTCTATCCTGGCATCAGTATTAATAATAGGAATAGGTCTATTCATAGGATTGCTGGCAGGCTACATTGGAGGGTTTACTGACCTTTCCCTAAACGCTCTGACCGACTTCTTCCTCTTGATTCCTGGGCTACCATTACTTGTGGTGCTAATAAGCATATTTGACGTAACTGGAACCATAGTTAACGTGAATAAGCCTACACTTATACTACTAATAATATCCTTGCTATCGTGGCCTGGCACAGCCAAGATTATAAGGGGACAGACGCTCTCTTTAAAGAGCAGGACTTTTGTGGAGGCCGCGAAGGCCCTAGGAGAGGGAAACTCGAGAATATTGTTCAGGCATATCCTTCCTAACTTGATGGGCATACTCTTCGCCCAGTTAGCCTACGACGTTCCCGGAGTAATTTTAGCGGAGTCTGGTCTAGACTTCCTGGGCTTGGGAATAACGGAATTTCCCACGTGGGGAAACATGTTGGGCTTTGCCACGTATAACGTGTCCTTTATTAACGGTTTCGCGTGGTGGTGGGTACTTCCGCCTGGGCTAGGAATAGTCCTGTTGAGCACGGCGTTTTACTTCTTCGGCTCTGCCATGCTCGATGTACTAAGTCCCTATAAGTTGAGGGGCGAGTGAAGTGATCTTTGAGGAATCCACGGACGCAATCCTAAAGGTGGACTCCCTAAGGACGTACTACAAGACCAAGAAAGACAGCGTCAAAGCAGTGGACGACGTATCTCTCTTCGTGGACAGGGCAAAGGTTCTTGGGGTAGCAGGGGAGTCCGGATGCGGTAAGTCAACGCTTGTCTCCACAATATTCAGGGTGCTTCCGAGGAACGCACAAGTAGTATCTGGGGAAGTAAAATTCAAGGGACAGGACATACTTTCCATGGATCTTAAGACCTTTAGGAAGACCATTGTATGGAGGGACATAGCCTACATACCCCAAGCCTCCATGGACGTACTTGACCCCGTGTACAAGGTAAAGGACCAGATGATGGAAACTATAATGGAGCACGAGGATGTCTCAAAGGCGGAGGCCATGGAGAGAATATATAAGGCGCTGGAGAGCGTCGGCGTGCCTCCGGAAAAGGCAGAGATGTTCCCCCACGAACTCTCCGGGGGACAGAGGCAGAGGGTAGTAATTGCGATGGCTCTGCTGTTGAACCCGTCTATGGTGATCTCTGACGAGGCCACCACTGCCCTCGACGTCATAACCCAAGCTAGAATACTGAAGATGATGAAAGACCTCCAGGAGAGTAGGAAGTTTAGCATGATGTTTGTGACCCACGACCTAGCGCTCCTAGCTAACATAAGCGACAGCGTCCTCGTTATGTACGCAGGAAAGGTAGTGGAGTTCGGGGACGTGGAAAGGATTTTCAGGAACCCCCTCCACCCCTATACAAAAGCCTTGATTGAGGCAATTCCGGACTTGAGGTTGAGGAAAAAGAAGAAGCTCGTCTCGATTCCGGGCTACCCTCCGGACCTAGAGAACCCGCCGAAAGGCTGTAGGTTTGCCCCTAGGTGCCCAATAGCCATGCCCATCTGCAGGGAGAAGGAACCTGAGCTGACAAAGGTAGAGAGGTTCCATTACGTAGCTTGTCACGCGGTGAGCAAGAAATGATAGAGACGCAGAACCTCAAGGTTTACTTCAAGTCAAGGAACGTGGTAGTTAAGGCAGTAGATGGGGTTAACATCAGCATCAAAGAGAAGGAGATAGTTGGGTTGGTGGGAGAATCTGGAAGCGGGAAGACTACGCTGGGGAGGACGATTTTGAACTTGCAGAGGCCCACTGCAGGAAAGGTGCTGTGGAACGGGAAAGACGTTTCAAAGCTAAGGGGGAAAGAGGAGAAGGAGTTCAGAAGGCAGAATCAAATAATATTCCAGAACCCCTACGAGGCCGTGGATATAAGGATGAAGGTATACGACATAGTCGCTGAAGGGATAAGGGTGCATAAGCTGGCAAAGAACGAACAGGAAGAGAGGGAAATGGTAATGAACGCCTTAAGGGAAGTGGGACTCACGCCAGAGGAAGAGTACGCTAACTCCCTACCAAACCAGCTCTCCGGTGGGCAACTACAGAGGGTAGCCATTGCCAGGGCGCTTGTGCTCGACCCAAGTTTTATAGTAGCTGACGAACCGGTCTCCATGTTGGACATGTCAATTAGGGCTGGGATTCTGGATATTTTCCAGAAGTTGAAAGAGGAGAAGGGAAAAAGCGTCTTGATGATTACCCACGACATTTCCACAATAGGCTATATTGCAAACAGGATATACGTAATGTACCAAGGGAAAGTAATAGAGAGCGGACCCACAGACGAAGTCCTTGACCACCCATTACATCCTTACACCAAGGTCCTCATATCTGCAGTGCCCTTGCCAGACCCGTCTGCGAGGAGTACACTGTCCTTTATTGAGATAAAGGAAGAGACGGAACCCTATAACGGCAAGGGTTGTAGGTACTATCCTAGGTGTCCCTTCGCCATGGAAGTCTGCAAGGAAAAGGAGCCAGAGCTAACCGGTGGATCCAATGACCACTACGTCGCGTGTTTCCTATATTGAAGAAAGACCGCTGGCATCTCTCAAAGAGGTTATCCTCTCGGCGATATTTGTGTTCTCGGGCTTCTTGCTCTCATTATACACTTACGTGCCTGCGTTTCTGCTAATAATCCCTTTGTCCTTCTTTATGCTCTTCTTTCGAGAGTGGAAGATGATTAAAAACCTCAAGGAACTTAAGAATAAGGGAGTGCTAAGCTACGAGCCAAAGTACAGAAAAAACAAGGCAGAGGCCAACAGAGTTCTGACAGTTGTCCTCCTTGTCATAGTGGGACCTATGGTGCTCTCCGCGTTCCTTCCGCCACTTCCGTGGATCAGCTCCACAATGGCGTTCGTTATGGCGTGGCCTCTCTCAAACGTCTTGGAGTTTGCACTTCAGAAGTGGACAGAGAGGAAGGCTGGCGGGAGGGTAGTAAAGTACTACAAATGGGTTGAGTACGGCGAAGAAGTTTTGCTTAAGGAATATGGGTGGAAGATAAAGAAGGAAAAGTAAAGAGTACATTCTCGCGTGGATCACGTCCTCTTAAAAGCTTTTATACGTATACACGTGTATGAAAGCCAAAGTGACCTCGTCAACAGACTACGACGCTGTCTCAGCCATTCTGGATACAATGAAGAAACTAGGCCTGTCGCCTAAGCCAACGTCCTTCGAGGAGATAACAAGAGAAAAGGTTGAGGTAAAGGCAAGCTACCTTGTCAGGGAAATGAGGGATGAACGTCTATCTAAACACTAGCGCGATAATCAAGAGGTACTTTAAGGAGGAGAACAGTGACAAGGTTGACGAGGTATACAGTGAGGTGTGGCAGGGCAAAAGCGAAAAAATCTCCTTTTCCGCTTTCAACGTGAGTGAAGTTGTAGGAGTTCTTTACCGGTTTAGGGGAATTTTTTAACGAAACGCTACAGCTACTAAGGCCCAAGACGTTGACGATAGTACCTGTCGACACTGAGGTCGTTTTCAAGTCAATACCAATAACTGTGGTCCACCACGTCTACGTGGTAGATGCCCTCCAAGTTGTTAGTTGCATTGACGTGAATTGTAAAAAGATCTATATACTGCTGACAAAAAATTGGGAGAGTCAGCTAAGAAGATGGGCGTAGACGTAAAAATAGTATAACCGTCTACGTCCTCTAAAAAGAAACCTCCCTTTACTCTGGAGGTATCTCCTTGAACGTATAGGCTATGTCTATTCCCTCCTTCCTCAGCCTATACCACCTTATTACATAATAGATTGCTATTCCAGCTATGAACGGCGAGGCTACAATTGTCCAGGTCAGCGGGTTCATCTGTATGCCTAAGTACACCGTGGAGTTACCGAACCAGTAGTAGGCGTACAGGCTAAGTACGGCTAAGTCCACTACGGACATACCGAGTATGAAAATCCTGTTCCCCAGCAGTTCCTTCCCCTCAGCCTTCACCGACGCTACGATGGAGGCTATTACAACTATTATGAAGCCGAAGAGCAACGCCATGGCATCCGCTGTGTCCATGCCGTAGAAGAACGCAGAACTCAAGGGGGTCACAGTTATGGCTACAAGACTACCTATGGTTATGATCTCGTCTACCAAGTGGGCCACCACTGGCGAGTGGAACCTCTCGCTCACGTAGGATACTACTGTGGGCAACGCCTTGTCGAACGCTATAGCCATGAAGTATCTCGAGACGAATAGTGCAACGGCGAACATTATTGCCAAGTACCAGAAGTAGGAGCCTATCACCAGGAAGAGGTCTAGGGGTAAGCTCTTGAAGCTCACTACCACGTCGTAGACGGGGTTAAGGAGGTTGGCATCTCCTTGGGCTCCTGCCCCTATGAAGAAGGAGGCAGGAAGGGAGCTCACGGAGGACGCTATGAAGAAGGTGATCAACACTCCTGCCACCACCAACGCTGCGAGCACGCCCAGCCTAAAGGCCTTGCTACCGCCCCTCACCTCACCGGCAACGGAGGTGGCGCCATTGACGAAGGGTAAGAAGCTAGCGGTGAAGACCATGAGCCCTATGGTTGCAAGCGCAGCGTTGGGGAACAGCGGGGTGGCGGAGGAGCTGGCGGAGATGACAGAGGAGTAGTTAACTCCGGAGGCCTCCAAGGAAGAGGGGGTCACGAAGTGCATGAGGGACCCTGTCGTCACGAAAGTTATCAGCGCTACGACGGTTATCGCGCCCATTATCTGGTTGGTGTACTTGGGGAGGAATATGTTGATCAGTATGACGCCCGTGAAGGTTATGGCCCCCACCGCCAGTACCATGAACGGGTTTGAGAGGGCGGAAGCGAGGGAAAAATAAGTACCTCCAAAGTCGTTGGCCATTGCTGCAAACCCCGTCTGGAGCTGACCAACGCCGTCGTACACGATGGCGGCGTCGAATATCATCTGGGAGATGCCGAAGACCAGCCCGACCCCTACGCCTATTGCCGGGTTGAGGACCCTGCTCGCGAACACGTAGTCTGCTGCTGTCCTCTGGTACTTCTCGCTTATCTTAGTCCAAAGGTAAGCGTGGGGCATGAGCACTATCCAGCTCAGCAGTGCACCGAGGACCACTAGCCCGTTTGGGGACACGTACAGCCCGGAGAGGTAGGATATGGGGAGGACGTAGAACGCTATGAACCCCATGCTTATGAACATAGCCGTCAACCAGTTTATCTCCCTTACGAGACCCGAGGACTCCCTCGCAAAAAGGGATTTTGTGGTTACCTTTTGGGTTTTACCTTTTTCACTAGCCATAGAATGGTCTCTCTATAAATTCCTTAAAAGTTTTAATCACATTTTACATTAACACTATTTAAAAATTAAATTCAAACTCTAAAATTTCTTTAACATTGTGGAATTCTCGCATACGAAGAACGTGAACAGTTTCTGTAATTTACGTATTATTACACGTTGTTTTTATCGCAAAAAATTAAGTGTATGATCTATATATTAATTCTATAAAAGTTGTCAATTATACCATTAAGAAAATGAACAGGGTTCATAATAAACGAGAGTTATCCTGTGATGAAAATAGATTATTTCTAACTCGCGTGAAGAAACTTATATTAATCTACTAAAGAAGGGAGACTGCATGGAAAACGTTAAAGCAGAGTACAACCCCCTCAGGAGGGTGGCTGTCTCGACCCCAGGAAGGGAGAAGTACCGCCTAACTCCAAAGACCTTGTACGAACTGCAGTATGCGGAGATCCCAGACCCCGTGGAGTTAAGGGAGGAACACAAGGAGTTCGCCAAGAAGCTTAAGGAGGCCGGGGCGGAAGTGGTGGACGTAAGGGAAGAGATATTGAAGCTCAAAAGGGAGGAGCTGGAGGAACT encodes the following:
- a CDS encoding ABC transporter permease, translating into MSSTATSEKSVIRGRFHITGLKRYLLKRIAERSVLLFGILVFNFFVFQVLPTLYHINVAELYVPLSYKGLPRSELVQAIDRQFGLNLPLQERFFVYIESLLTFHLGISMHYDEPVLTLIEQRFPVTALLVIPSLFLSTVLAVVLGLYSISRQGKIGDNIVSFTAIMTYFIPSFWLGEIVLYVFGFYLNVFPTNIAEAITRNGVTLQGFAYWASLLKFLTLPILFLTVVSYGVRNILFRNNGIELMGSNFVNYLRARGISDRKIFYKHVTRNAIIPVFTRVGIDLAFLFAGVVFIEDVFNIPGLGRLLVSAAENLDIPLLEGDFYVISLFAVVILLALDLIYPLIDPRVKYE
- a CDS encoding ABC transporter permease; translated protein: MNKVIKDLLSRKSFVFSIIIIGLFSILAVAAPALTPYSNPYLPSQQYVAAPYAVPSWATIFPQYRELPPDVSFTFTRYVSSESSYVTAINASYIKVVVPPGQTVNVSFPFKWNWSDPYNVVVSFKLLTPSTTSFVVNLYFNGLYAMELSPEPFPVEPAVSISPGKVNSVVFNSKYISSVNSPFASELPLSKQALAAYEFPSYALPKPGTYNVTVSFENTGSSKEVFVMSLPSYSSLGYVYGKLGTDDNGASVFAEFVYGARFDLYLSILASVLIIGIGLFIGLLAGYIGGFTDLSLNALTDFFLLIPGLPLLVVLISIFDVTGTIVNVNKPTLILLIISLLSWPGTAKIIRGQTLSLKSRTFVEAAKALGEGNSRILFRHILPNLMGILFAQLAYDVPGVILAESGLDFLGLGITEFPTWGNMLGFATYNVSFINGFAWWWVLPPGLGIVLLSTAFYFFGSAMLDVLSPYKLRGE
- a CDS encoding ABC transporter ATP-binding protein, which codes for MIFEESTDAILKVDSLRTYYKTKKDSVKAVDDVSLFVDRAKVLGVAGESGCGKSTLVSTIFRVLPRNAQVVSGEVKFKGQDILSMDLKTFRKTIVWRDIAYIPQASMDVLDPVYKVKDQMMETIMEHEDVSKAEAMERIYKALESVGVPPEKAEMFPHELSGGQRQRVVIAMALLLNPSMVISDEATTALDVITQARILKMMKDLQESRKFSMMFVTHDLALLANISDSVLVMYAGKVVEFGDVERIFRNPLHPYTKALIEAIPDLRLRKKKKLVSIPGYPPDLENPPKGCRFAPRCPIAMPICREKEPELTKVERFHYVACHAVSKK
- a CDS encoding ABC transporter ATP-binding protein, with protein sequence MIETQNLKVYFKSRNVVVKAVDGVNISIKEKEIVGLVGESGSGKTTLGRTILNLQRPTAGKVLWNGKDVSKLRGKEEKEFRRQNQIIFQNPYEAVDIRMKVYDIVAEGIRVHKLAKNEQEEREMVMNALREVGLTPEEEYANSLPNQLSGGQLQRVAIARALVLDPSFIVADEPVSMLDMSIRAGILDIFQKLKEEKGKSVLMITHDISTIGYIANRIYVMYQGKVIESGPTDEVLDHPLHPYTKVLISAVPLPDPSARSTLSFIEIKEETEPYNGKGCRYYPRCPFAMEVCKEKEPELTGGSNDHYVACFLY
- a CDS encoding APC family permease, translating into MASEKGKTQKVTTKSLFARESSGLVREINWLTAMFISMGFIAFYVLPISYLSGLYVSPNGLVVLGALLSWIVLMPHAYLWTKISEKYQRTAADYVFASRVLNPAIGVGVGLVFGISQMIFDAAIVYDGVGQLQTGFAAMANDFGGTYFSLASALSNPFMVLAVGAITFTGVILINIFLPKYTNQIMGAITVVALITFVTTGSLMHFVTPSSLEASGVNYSSVISASSSATPLFPNAALATIGLMVFTASFLPFVNGATSVAGEVRGGSKAFRLGVLAALVVAGVLITFFIASSVSSLPASFFIGAGAQGDANLLNPVYDVVVSFKSLPLDLFLVIGSYFWYLAIMFAVALFVSRYFMAIAFDKALPTVVSYVSERFHSPVVAHLVDEIITIGSLVAITVTPLSSAFFYGMDTADAMALLFGFIIVVIASIVASVKAEGKELLGNRIFILGMSVVDLAVLSLYAYYWFGNSTVYLGIQMNPLTWTIVASPFIAGIAIYYVIRWYRLRKEGIDIAYTFKEIPPE